A single window of Pseudarthrobacter psychrotolerans DNA harbors:
- the mmsB gene encoding 3-hydroxyisobutyrate dehydrogenase, whose product MAVIGWIGLGNMGGSMSANLAKSGHDVRGFDLNPAAVAAAEAGGVKPAQSIADAVNGADVVFTMLPKGEHAKAVYLGGDGVLAHADSRTLLVDSSTIDVAAAQELHDAAAAAGFRFVDAPVSGGMSGAQAGTLTFMVGGEEGAVADATGYIGPMASNIIPTGAATTGQAAKICNNLMLFINLAATAEGAVLADRLGLDKQVFWDIASVSSGDSWALRTWYPVPGVVSTSAADNDFAPTFTTELANKDIGLAISAAEDTGTPLEIGRHVQQLFQRLVDAGQSGKDCSMIIKLADGSLDSTV is encoded by the coding sequence ATGGCAGTAATCGGTTGGATCGGTCTGGGAAACATGGGTGGCTCCATGTCGGCAAACCTTGCAAAGAGCGGGCACGACGTCCGTGGCTTTGACCTCAATCCGGCTGCGGTGGCAGCCGCTGAAGCCGGGGGAGTGAAGCCGGCCCAGAGCATAGCCGACGCCGTTAACGGTGCGGACGTCGTGTTCACCATGCTGCCCAAGGGCGAGCATGCCAAGGCCGTGTACCTCGGCGGGGACGGAGTCCTCGCCCACGCTGACAGTCGCACCCTCCTGGTGGATTCCTCCACCATCGATGTCGCCGCCGCGCAGGAACTGCACGACGCCGCAGCTGCCGCCGGCTTCCGCTTCGTGGACGCTCCCGTTTCCGGTGGCATGAGCGGCGCCCAAGCCGGAACTCTCACGTTTATGGTGGGCGGCGAAGAAGGCGCGGTGGCCGACGCCACCGGCTACATCGGCCCGATGGCCTCCAATATCATTCCCACGGGTGCGGCCACCACCGGCCAGGCAGCCAAGATCTGCAACAACCTGATGTTGTTCATCAACCTGGCCGCCACGGCAGAAGGGGCCGTCCTGGCGGACCGGCTGGGCCTGGACAAGCAGGTTTTCTGGGACATCGCCTCGGTCTCCTCGGGCGACAGCTGGGCCCTGCGCACCTGGTATCCCGTTCCCGGGGTTGTTTCCACTTCCGCTGCAGACAATGACTTCGCGCCCACCTTCACCACGGAGCTGGCCAACAAGGACATCGGCTTGGCCATCAGCGCCGCCGAGGACACCGGAACGCCGCTCGAAATCGGCAGGCACGTCCAGCAGTTGTTCCAGCGGCTCGTCGACGCCGGGCAGTCCGGCAAGGACTGCTCCATGATCATCAAACTCGCGGACGGGTCGCTGGACTCCACCGTTTAG
- a CDS encoding CoA-acylating methylmalonate-semialdehyde dehydrogenase translates to MQTIPHFINGGRISDAERFGPVFNPATGEQEKQVAFASAARVEEAVAAAKAALPGWRATSLAKRTNIFFRVREILMQRKPELAAILTSEHGKVLSDAEGEISRGLENIEFATGLSHMLKGERSEQVSNGVDVHSVRQPVGVVACITPFNFPAMVPLWMIGSALACGNTVLLKPSEKDPSSAVFIAEVFAEAGLPAGVLNVVHGDKEAVDVLLEHPDVKAVSFVGSTPIAQSIYKRAADNGKRVQALGGAKNHMVVLPDADLDMAADAAISAAYGSAGERCMAVSVLVAVGNIADDLVAAITSRMATLKIGPGTDPSSQMGPLITAEHRDRVASYVAGAENEGATVVVDGRTLDFDSNGFFIGVSLVDHVKPGMKVYDDEIFGPVLSVVRVASYSDAVRLVNENEFGNGVAIFTRDGGAARQFEFDVEAGMVGVNVPIPVPVGTFSFGGWKNSLFGDTHMYGPDSIRFYTRGKVVTTRWPDPATSVIDLGFPQVD, encoded by the coding sequence ATGCAAACCATTCCGCACTTCATCAACGGCGGCCGCATCAGCGATGCTGAGCGCTTCGGTCCCGTCTTCAACCCGGCAACGGGAGAGCAGGAAAAACAGGTTGCCTTCGCCTCCGCCGCCCGGGTGGAGGAAGCCGTTGCCGCGGCCAAGGCTGCGCTTCCCGGCTGGCGGGCCACCAGCTTGGCCAAGCGCACCAACATTTTCTTCCGGGTGCGTGAGATCCTGATGCAGCGCAAACCCGAGCTAGCGGCCATTCTCACGAGCGAGCATGGCAAGGTACTCTCCGACGCAGAGGGAGAGATCTCGCGCGGCCTGGAGAACATCGAATTCGCCACCGGGCTGTCTCACATGCTCAAGGGTGAACGGTCCGAGCAGGTCTCCAACGGCGTGGACGTGCACTCCGTCCGGCAGCCCGTCGGCGTGGTGGCGTGTATTACGCCCTTCAACTTTCCAGCGATGGTGCCGCTGTGGATGATCGGCAGCGCGCTCGCCTGCGGCAATACGGTGCTGCTCAAGCCCAGCGAAAAAGACCCATCGTCGGCTGTGTTCATCGCAGAGGTCTTCGCCGAAGCAGGGTTGCCGGCGGGCGTCCTGAACGTGGTCCATGGCGATAAGGAGGCGGTGGACGTCCTGCTGGAACATCCGGACGTCAAGGCTGTCAGCTTCGTCGGTTCAACGCCCATCGCGCAGTCCATCTACAAACGCGCCGCCGATAACGGCAAGCGCGTCCAGGCCCTCGGCGGAGCGAAGAACCACATGGTGGTCCTGCCCGACGCCGATTTGGACATGGCAGCCGATGCGGCGATTTCCGCGGCCTACGGTTCGGCCGGTGAACGCTGCATGGCTGTAAGCGTGCTGGTGGCCGTGGGGAACATCGCCGATGACCTGGTTGCGGCAATCACCAGCCGGATGGCTACGCTCAAGATCGGCCCCGGCACCGACCCGTCCTCGCAGATGGGGCCGCTGATCACGGCAGAACACCGCGACAGAGTTGCCTCCTACGTGGCCGGCGCCGAAAACGAAGGCGCCACCGTCGTCGTCGACGGACGCACCCTGGACTTTGATTCGAACGGCTTCTTCATCGGCGTCAGCCTCGTGGATCATGTCAAACCGGGCATGAAGGTCTACGACGACGAAATCTTCGGCCCGGTCCTGTCCGTGGTCCGGGTAGCCAGCTATAGCGACGCCGTACGGTTGGTCAATGAGAACGAGTTTGGCAATGGTGTTGCCATCTTCACACGCGACGGCGGCGCCGCCCGGCAATTCGAGTTCGACGTCGAGGCCGGGATGGTGGGTGTCAACGTGCCGATCCCGGTGCCGGTGGGGACCTTCTCCTTCGGCGGCTGGAAGAATTCCCTGTTCGGCGACACGCACATGTACGGACCGGACAGCATCCGC